A DNA window from Trichomycterus rosablanca isolate fTriRos1 chromosome 9, fTriRos1.hap1, whole genome shotgun sequence contains the following coding sequences:
- the gorab gene encoding RAB6-interacting golgin has protein sequence MAAWAGFSEEELKKIQQKEEANDTAAASFGRGRRSAPTNRSRQQLQREKALQMAVKQKGGGSSTVSPDQQLQPPLPPSPSPTCSTKEQDLKQVEPETPKLNSVPPSEDPQVTVMELDTQEVELREKNRLQQLQWEQRVMEEKNKKTKALLAKTIAEKSKQTQAEAVKLKKIQRELQVLDDSVSTDIGILRKLIEQASFEYSIAWKRLEKAEAEYVVAKLDLHRKTEVKEQLTEHLCAIIQQNELRKAEKLEELMQQLELHTQDASEGSEETKAPAPVNKTTVESDGETMMDGTDTGVDADLTVPKTCKDQEKELCTATVEGMS, from the exons aTGGCAGCGTGGGCTGGATTTTCAGAGGAAGAGCTGAAAAAGATTCAACAGAAAGAGGAAGCCA ATGACACAGCAGCCGCTTCATTTGGCCGAGGCAGGAGATCAGCTCCAACGAACCGGAGCAGGCAGCAGCTGCAGCGGGAGAAGGCTCTGCAAATGGCCGTTAAACAAAAGGGTGGCGGTAGCTCTACGGTGTCGCCCGACCAGCAGCTTCAACCTCCTCTGCCTCCTTCTCCCAGCCCTACATGTTCAACAAAAGAGCAAGATCTGAAACAGGTGGAACCAGAAACACCCAAGCTTAACTCCGTGCCACCCTCAGAAGATCCACAAGTCACGGTGATGGAACTGGACACGcaggaagtggaatt ACGAGAGAAGAACCGACTGCAGCAGCTTCAATGGGAGCAGCGTGTTATGGAAGAGAAGAATAAAAAGACAAAAGCCCTCCTTGCAAAGACCATTGCTGAAAA GTCTAAGCAGACGCAGGCCGAAGCTGTGAAGTTGAAGAAGATCCAGAGAGAGCTTCAGGTTCTGGATGATTCTGTATCGACCGACATCGGCATTCTCAGAAAGCTGATTGAGCAAGCCAGCTTTGAGTATTCCATtgcatg GAAGCGTTTGGAGAAAGCCGAGGCCGAGTATGTGGTGGCTAAGCTGGACCTGCACAGAAAGACCGAGGTCAAGGAGCAGCTGACGGAGCACCTCTGTGCCATCATCCAGCAGAACGAGCTGCGCAAGGCAGAGAAGCTGGAGGAGCTAATGCAGCAACTAGAGCTCCACACGCAAGACGCATCGGAGGGGAGCGAGGAAACGAAAGCTCCCGCCCCGGTTAATAAAACCACAGTGGAAAGTGATGGAGAAACTATGATGGATGGCACTGATACTGGCGTGGATGCTGATCTGACTgtaccaaagacatgcaaagaTCAGGAGAAAGAACTGTGCACAGCCACTGTAGAAGGCATGAGCTAG